From a region of the Arachis ipaensis cultivar K30076 chromosome B09, Araip1.1, whole genome shotgun sequence genome:
- the LOC107616724 gene encoding reticulon-like protein B14, which produces MRTHKTPQASGFTGHHERPLHGHALLGRGKIAEILLWRDKKLSAAIVGGFSFIWFLFEVVEYNLVPLLCHILIAIMLILFVWYNAAGLITWNIPEIYYFEIPESTFAYLYNKLNWFLMKFYDISTGKDLTLFFLTISGLWIISAIGNLFNTLNLIYLLFVCMMSLPAMYERYEEEVNYLAFRGNQDVRRLFRTLDSKFLNKIPRGPVKPKYK; this is translated from the exons ATGCGAACCCATAAAACTCCACAAGCCTCAGGTTTCACTGGCCACCATGAAAGACCACTTCACGGCCACGCACTCCTCGGCAGAGGAAAGA TTGCGGAAATATTGTTATGGAGAGACAAGAAACTGTCGGCAGCGATTGTGGGTGGTTTCTCGTTCATTTGGTTTCTGTTTGAAGTGGTGGAATACAATCTTGTTCCTCTTCTCTGTCACATTCTCATAGCCATTATGCTCATCCTCTTTGTTTGGTATAATGCTGCTGGACTAATCACTTG GAACATTCCCGAAATCTATTATTTTGAAATTCCAGAATCCACCTTTGCATACTTGTATAACAAACTCAACTGGTTCTTGATGAAGTTTTATGATATTTCAACCGGGAAAGACTTGACACTCTTCTttctg ACAATTTCCGGCCTCTGGATCATTTCAGCAATTGGAAATCTTTTCAACACTTTGAATTTGATATACTTAT TGTTTGTGTGCATGATGAGTCTTCCCGCTATGTATGAGAGATATGAAGAGGAAGTGAATTATCTTGCATTCAGAGGAAACCAAGATGTGAGAAGATTGTTCAGGACTTTGGATTCTAAATTCCTTAACAAAATTCCAAGAGGACCTGTCAAACCAAAGTACAAGTAA